Proteins encoded within one genomic window of Hahella chejuensis KCTC 2396:
- the livG gene encoding high-affinity branched-chain amino acid ABC transporter ATP-binding protein LivG: MLSVRDLSMRFGGLLAVNGVSLDVNEREIISIIGPNGAGKTTVFNCISGFYKPTSGQITFKGKPVQGLPDFKISRLGMVRTFQHVRLFNRMTVIENLLVAQHRHVNTNLLSGLLKTPSYRKKEGEAMEKAAYWLKKVDLLPLANREAGNLAYGQQRRLEIARCMVTGPDLLMLDEPAAGLNPKETRDLDELIVSLKHDYNVSILLIEHDMGLVMGISDRIYVVSQGTPLANGTPDEIKTNEDVIKAYLGED; encoded by the coding sequence ATGCTGTCTGTTCGCGATTTATCCATGAGGTTCGGCGGCCTTCTCGCAGTAAACGGCGTGTCGCTGGACGTCAACGAACGGGAAATCATTTCCATTATCGGCCCGAACGGCGCAGGTAAAACGACTGTATTTAACTGCATCTCCGGCTTCTATAAGCCGACTTCAGGGCAAATTACATTCAAGGGTAAACCTGTTCAGGGCCTGCCCGACTTCAAGATTTCCCGTCTTGGAATGGTGCGTACGTTTCAGCACGTACGCCTGTTCAACCGTATGACGGTTATCGAAAACCTATTGGTGGCGCAACACCGGCACGTCAACACCAACCTGCTTTCCGGTCTGTTAAAGACGCCTTCCTATCGTAAAAAGGAAGGTGAAGCCATGGAAAAAGCGGCTTACTGGCTGAAGAAAGTGGACCTCCTGCCCCTCGCAAACCGTGAAGCGGGAAATCTGGCTTACGGCCAGCAGCGTCGTCTGGAGATCGCCCGCTGCATGGTGACGGGCCCGGATCTGTTGATGCTTGACGAGCCTGCTGCCGGCTTGAACCCGAAAGAAACGCGGGACCTTGACGAGCTGATAGTCAGCCTGAAGCATGACTACAATGTCTCCATCCTGCTGATTGAGCACGATATGGGGCTGGTAATGGGCATTTCTGATCGCATCTATGTCGTCAGCCAAGGCACGCCTTTGGCCAATGGCACGCCAGATGAAATTAAAACGAACGAAGATGTCATCAAGGCGTACCTGGGAGAAGACTAA
- a CDS encoding high-affinity branched-chain amino acid ABC transporter permease LivM: MRKNLPFALFTAVVTLILAFPILGLKLTHEGTKLVIAGASFSTYIYISFAAITVFFTQLFRAQLVSAITVIKPKKNLFTKLMPPEEKRGLAGKVFFVALLIAAILIPFNTGRIWSDIATLALIYVILGLGLNIVVGLAGLLDLGYVAFYAVGAYSYALLSQYFGLSFWVCLPIGALLAATFGFLLGFPVLRLRGDYLAIVTLGFGEIIRILLNNLTSLTGGPNGIGGIPKPTIPMIQTNPEVAVVNLEFSRRASEGNVPYHEFFGVPYDSSLKVVVLYLIALALALATILIVRRLIRMPVGRAWEALREDEIACRSLGLNRTAIKLSAFTIGAAFAGFAGSLYGARQGHISPESFVFMESVIILAIVVLGGMGSQIGVMIAAVLVVLLQELTRGFEEYRMLAFGMIMVLMMIWCPQGLIPMKRPHLQLKQE; this comes from the coding sequence ATGCGCAAGAATCTGCCGTTTGCTTTATTCACAGCAGTAGTTACGCTCATTCTAGCGTTTCCCATTCTCGGGCTAAAACTAACCCACGAAGGCACAAAATTAGTCATTGCCGGGGCTTCTTTCAGTACTTACATATACATTTCTTTTGCTGCGATAACAGTGTTTTTCACACAGTTATTTAGGGCGCAACTTGTATCGGCAATCACGGTAATAAAGCCTAAAAAGAACCTCTTTACGAAATTAATGCCGCCCGAAGAAAAGCGTGGATTGGCAGGTAAAGTCTTTTTCGTCGCATTATTAATTGCCGCGATTCTTATTCCATTCAACACTGGACGCATCTGGTCGGACATCGCCACACTCGCGCTAATCTACGTTATTCTTGGTCTCGGACTGAACATCGTAGTAGGTCTGGCGGGGTTATTGGACCTAGGGTATGTCGCTTTCTATGCAGTCGGCGCTTACAGCTACGCTCTGTTGTCGCAATACTTTGGCCTGTCATTCTGGGTGTGTCTGCCTATCGGAGCGTTGCTTGCGGCAACATTCGGCTTCCTATTAGGCTTCCCGGTATTGAGGTTACGAGGCGACTACCTCGCCATCGTGACTTTAGGCTTCGGGGAAATCATCCGCATTCTCTTGAATAACCTGACCAGTTTGACTGGAGGTCCCAACGGCATTGGCGGCATCCCTAAGCCCACTATACCTATGATTCAGACCAACCCCGAGGTAGCTGTGGTGAACTTGGAATTCAGCCGCAGAGCGAGTGAGGGCAATGTGCCCTACCATGAGTTTTTCGGGGTACCTTACGACTCGTCACTTAAAGTAGTCGTACTCTACCTCATAGCCTTAGCACTTGCCCTCGCAACTATACTTATCGTTCGAAGACTGATTCGCATGCCAGTCGGGCGCGCTTGGGAAGCACTACGAGAGGATGAAATCGCCTGTCGTTCACTGGGCTTGAATCGTACAGCAATTAAGCTGTCAGCCTTCACTATTGGCGCAGCTTTTGCTGGCTTCGCAGGCTCATTATATGGAGCCCGTCAAGGACATATTAGTCCAGAATCATTTGTATTCATGGAATCAGTAATCATTCTCGCAATCGTTGTTCTTGGCGGTATGGGTTCTCAAATCGGAGTTATGATTGCAGCTGTGTTAGTGGTATTGCTTCAGGAACTGACCCGAGGATTCGAGGAGTATCGTATGCTGGCTTTCGGCATGATCATGGTGTTGATGATGATCTGGTGTCCGCAAGGCCTGATCCCAATGAAACGCCCACATCTGCAGTTGAAACAGGAGTAG